A DNA window from Aneurinibacillus sp. REN35 contains the following coding sequences:
- a CDS encoding alanine/glycine:cation symporter family protein, giving the protein MEKLAQLLDTINSFVWGLPTLILLVGTGILLTVRLRGLQFSRLGYALRLAFGKNQEKKSEGDINHFQALMTALAATIGMGNIAGVATAVTVGGPGAIFWMWLTALFGMATKYSEAILAVKYRVKSENGQYSGGPMYYLERGLGQKWLALLFALFGVCASFGIGNMVQANSVAEAIYINFSIPPIVTGIILAICTAFVILGGVQKIGQVTGVLVPFMAIFYIGAGIIIILVNADKVPDAIATIISGAFTGTAAAGGFLGATIAQAIQMGVARGVFSNEAGLGSAPIAAAAAKTKEPAKQALVSMTGTFIDTIIVCSITGLALVTTGVWKTGKTGVEATTLAFQSVFGSTGSIILAISIILFAYSTILGWAYYGEKCIEYLLGKHAIRYYQLVFIFVIAAGSALKLHIVWTFSDIANGLMAIPNLIGLIGLSGVVVKETQRFLHSDPQQQMKQTLADI; this is encoded by the coding sequence ATGGAAAAATTAGCGCAATTACTTGATACCATCAATTCATTCGTATGGGGGCTTCCAACCCTGATCCTGCTTGTGGGAACAGGCATCCTGCTCACCGTGCGCCTGCGCGGACTGCAATTTTCTCGACTTGGCTATGCACTACGATTAGCATTCGGCAAAAATCAGGAAAAGAAATCAGAAGGAGACATCAATCACTTCCAGGCACTTATGACTGCACTGGCAGCTACAATCGGTATGGGCAATATTGCCGGCGTAGCTACTGCTGTTACGGTAGGCGGCCCCGGAGCGATTTTCTGGATGTGGCTAACTGCCTTGTTTGGTATGGCTACCAAGTATTCAGAAGCAATTCTTGCGGTAAAATACCGAGTCAAAAGCGAAAATGGACAATACTCAGGCGGACCGATGTATTATCTGGAACGGGGCTTAGGGCAAAAATGGCTCGCTCTGCTGTTCGCTCTATTCGGTGTATGCGCCTCATTCGGGATCGGAAATATGGTGCAGGCAAACTCCGTGGCAGAAGCGATTTATATTAACTTCTCTATTCCGCCGATTGTTACCGGTATTATCCTTGCTATATGTACTGCCTTTGTCATCTTGGGCGGCGTACAAAAGATCGGGCAGGTCACAGGTGTGCTTGTTCCGTTTATGGCTATTTTCTATATCGGAGCAGGTATCATTATCATATTGGTTAATGCAGATAAAGTACCCGATGCCATCGCTACCATTATATCTGGTGCATTCACCGGCACAGCAGCGGCTGGAGGATTTCTTGGGGCTACGATTGCACAAGCAATACAGATGGGGGTCGCACGCGGCGTATTCTCCAACGAGGCCGGACTAGGAAGCGCGCCGATTGCCGCCGCTGCCGCCAAAACAAAAGAACCGGCGAAGCAAGCGTTAGTCTCCATGACCGGAACGTTTATTGATACGATCATCGTCTGCTCGATCACCGGCCTGGCACTTGTCACTACAGGCGTATGGAAAACAGGGAAGACCGGGGTTGAAGCAACTACGCTCGCTTTTCAAAGCGTTTTCGGCAGTACCGGCAGCATTATACTCGCCATCTCCATCATCCTTTTTGCATACTCCACTATTCTTGGCTGGGCATACTATGGAGAAAAGTGCATCGAATATCTTCTCGGCAAGCATGCAATTCGATATTATCAATTGGTATTTATCTTTGTAATTGCAGCCGGGTCGGCATTAAAACTACATATTGTATGGACATTCTCCGACATCGCCAACGGACTTATGGCAATTCCAAATCTGATTGGTTTAATTGGATTAAGCGGCGTTGTTGTGAAAGAAACACAGCG